In Passer domesticus isolate bPasDom1 chromosome 9, bPasDom1.hap1, whole genome shotgun sequence, a genomic segment contains:
- the MON1A gene encoding vacuolar fusion protein MON1 homolog A, whose protein sequence is MAADVHKKKSWEVPNGSLAPGDGQHAERSESPTPGLAQGTEPGAGQEGAMFVHTRSYEDLTSPEDGAGVARSPEERRGEPAEQSSMEQISKDFSELSTQLTGMALDLDEEMRAGKEGKLEPSPQTARRDSVLSGKEEEDVTMDAWRSHRKHVFVLSEAGKPVYSRYGSEEALSSTMGVMMALVSFLEAEKNAIRSIHADGYKVVFVRRSPLVLVAVARTRQSEQEIAHELLYIYYQILSLLTWTQLNHIFQQKQNYDLRRLLAGSERITDNLLDLMAHDPSFLMGAVRCLPLAASVRDAVSSSLQQAKAKSLVFSILLSGNQLVSLVRKKDQFLHPIDLHLLFNLISSSSSFREGEAWTPICLPKFNSSGFFHAHISYLEQEMDLCLLLVSTDREDFFTVSDCKRRFQERLRRRGVQHALHEALRSPFYSVAQVGIPDLRHFIYKSKSSGLFTSPEIEAPYVQEEEKERLLGLYQYLHSRAHNSSRPLKNIYFTGPRENLLAWVTNAFELYVCYSPLGTKAGAINAVNKLMKWIRKEEDRLFILTPQTY, encoded by the exons ATGGCTGCAGATGTCCATAAGAAGAAAAGCTGGGAAGTGCCCAATGGGTCCCTGGCGCCAGGAGATGGGCAGCACGCAGAGAGGTCGGAGAGCCCCAcgccagggctggcacagggcacggAGCCAG GGGCAGGCCAGGAGGGAGCCATGTTCGTGCACACCCGCTCCTACGAGGACCTGACCAGTCCCGAGGACGGGGCGGGCGTGGCGCGGAGCCCGGAGGAGAGGCGGGGAGAGCCGGCCGAGCAGAGCAGCATGGAGCAGATCAGCAAGGACTTCAGCGAGCTGAGCACGCAGCTCACGGGCATGGCCCTCGACCTGGACGAGGAGATGAGGGCGGGCAAGGAGGGGAAGCTGGAGCCTTCCCCGCAGACCGCCCGCCGCGACTCGGTGCTGtcggggaaggaggaggaggacgtgACCATGGACGCCTGGCGCTCGCACCGGAAGCACGTCTTCGTGCTGAGCGAGGCGGGCAAGCCCGTGTACTCCCGCTACGGCTCTGAGGAGGCCCTGTCCAGCACCATGGGCGTCATGATGGCCCTGGTGTCCTTCCTGGAGGCCGAGAAAAACGCCATCCGGTCCATCCACGCAG ATGGCTACAAGGTGGTCTTCGTGCGGAGGAGCCcgctggtgctggtggcagtggcGCGCACCCGGCAGTCGGAGCAGGAGATTGCCCACGAGCTGCTCTACATCTACTACCAAATTCTGAGCCTGCTCACCTGGACCCAGCTCAACCACATCTTCCAGCAGAAGCAGAACTACGACCTGCGCCGGCTCCTGGCTGGCTCCGAGCGCATCACCGACAACCTGCTGGACCTCATGGCCCACGAccccagcttcctgatgggcGCCGTGCGCTGCCTGCCCCTGGCCGCCAGCGTCCGGGACGCtgtcagcagcagcctgcagcaggcCAAGGCCAAGAGCCTGGTCTTCTCCATTCTACTGTCTGGGAACCAGCTGGTGTCTCTCGTGAGGAAGAAGGATCAGTTCCTTCACCCTATTGACCTCCATCTGCTCTTCAACCTCATcagctcttcttcctctttccgGGAGGGTGAAGCCTGGACTCCCATTTGCCTCCCTAAGTTCAACTCCAGCGGTTTCTTCCACGCCCACATCTCCTACCTGGAGCAGGAGATGgacctgtgcctgctgctggtcTCCACTGACCGCGAGGACTTCTTCACCGTGTCCGACTGCAAGCGGCGCTTCCAGGAGCGCCTGCGGCGGCGGGGGGTGCAGCACGCTCTGCACGAGGCCCTGCGCTCCCCCTTCTACAGCGTCGCCCAGGTGGGCATCCCTGACCTCCGCCACTTCATCTACAAGTCCAAGAGCTCCGGGCTCTTCACCAG ccccgAGATTGAGGCTCCCTAcgtgcaggaggaggagaaggagaggctCTTGGGGCTTTACCAGTACCTGCACAGTCGGGCCCACAACTCTTCACGGCCCCTGAAGAACATCTATTTCACAGGCCCCCGCGAGAACCTCCTGGCGTGG GTAACCAATGCCTTTGAGCTCTACGTATGCTACAGTCCCCTGGGGACCAAGGCCGGCGCCATCAATGCTGTCAACAAGCTCATGAAGTGGATCcgcaaggaggaagacagactCTTCATCCTCACGCCCCAGACATACTGA
- the MST1R gene encoding macrophage-stimulating protein receptor, with the protein MGLWCCVCLWLLLALATASAWQCPRIPYSSTRNFSIPYTLPSLDVGSPIQNVAVFTDSDGAAAVFVAVRNRILVLSPELRLLSVLVTGPVGSANCEICHLCPATTDGPEDTDNVLLLLDPLEPWLYSCGTARHGLCYQHQLEVQDGKVAITATHCLYSATGNSPAFCPDCVVSPLGTTATVVATSYASVFYLGSTINSSVAARYSPQSVSIRRLKGTLDGFSSDFQWLTVLPQHRDSYTIHYVHSFADGDHVYFLTVQPERPGSTVYHTRLARLSTHERHLRRYRELVLDCRFESKRRRRRSAEEDAERDIAYNVLQAAHAARPGARLARDLGINDTDTVLFGAFAESRLESRVPQENSAVCAFPLHLLNQAMEEGMEKCCGTGHQPLLRGLSFFQPVEYCPHNVNLSAPVVNTSCWDQPTLVPAGPHKVDLFNGQLTGVLLTSLFVTAIGDVTVAHLGTAEGRILQMVLQRSSSYLLTLSNFSLGEPGPVRGAMGPQSRSLFFTAGTKVWLLNVTGPGCRHFSTCQRCLRAERFMGCGWCGDGCRRRHECPGRWVQDSCPPVLTDFHPRSAPLRGRTRVTLCGMTFRSHSDPDPSHSARGTYRVAVGRRGCTVLPGESDSYRPLPTPRRKEFVHVLVCELEPGAPAAAGGPAAVVLTVEEPARPSGFRVHGSATLGGFVFVEPHVSALHPPFGPRGGGTHLSLRGKHLSAGSSWRVMVNGSECALTGQPRQDNGTIQCTAPAAGGLGAAWVSLWIDGEEFPAPVPFQYRPDPAVSAIVPSCSYEGSLLTIIGTHLDSVYRAKIRFEAGGVVTPATECKSPLAPERLLCHSPAFPLESKVEVVLGNLSVLLDGADGRWLFRLRYFSRPKVYPLEQEGRRLRLKPGDDEIEVHQLGLDAVATCMNISMTVGGLDCHPSVLKNEVTCRLPRELRLPAAGAPVEICVNGACEALGWVLSPPTSLDLAASLALGTGITFLLCCILAAVLFRWRWKKRRGTENLELLAQPGRSDPPVTTQRPGVDYREVLVLNTAGTPGPAGPRSRVAGAGANGSAGAGAAGGGSPVPLLRATSCCLEDLRPELLEEVKDILIPEERLVTHRHQVIGKGHFGSVYHGTYTDPLLGDLHCAVKSLHRITDLEEVEEFLREGILMKSFHHPQVLSLLGVCLPRHGLPLVVLPYMRHGDLRQFIRTQERSPTMKELIGFGLQVALGMEYLAQKKFVHRDLAARNCMLDETLTVKVADFGLARDVFGKEYYSIQQHRHAKLPVKWMALESLQTQKFTTKSDVWSFGVLMWELLTRGASPYAGVDPYDMAHYLLQGRRLPQPSHCPDTLYRVMLSCWAPAPEDRPSFTGLLGELERVLATLDGEHYVNLTVTYTNLDWGPPFPPAAPEQLPDSEDEDKHNEEEEEEKEEEEDDDTSVC; encoded by the exons ATGGGCCTGTGGTGCTGTGTgtgcctctggctgctgctcgCCCTGGCCACTGCCAGTGCCTGGCAGTGTCCCCGCATCCCTTACAGCTCCACCAGGAACTTCTCCATCCCCTACACCCTGCCCAGCCTCGATGTTGGCAGCCCCATCCAGAATGTTGCTGTCTTCACCGACTCCGACGGCGCAGCCGCCGTCTTTGTGGCCGTCCGCAACCGCATCCTTGTGCTCAGCCCCGAGCTGCGCCTGCTCTCCGTCCTTGTCACCGGCCCTGTGGGCAGTGCCAACTGTGAGATCTGTCACCTGTGCCCAGCCACCACAGATGGCCCTGAGGACACAGAcaatgtgctgctgctgctggacccGCTGGAGCCGTGGCTGTACAGCTgtggcacggcacggcacgggctcTGCTATCAGCACCAGCTGGAGGTGCAGGACGGTAAGGTGGCCATCACAGCCACACACTGCCTGTACTCGGCCACGGGCAACAGCCCTGCCTTCTGCCCTGACTGTGTGGTCAGCCCACTGGGGACCACTGCCACTGTGGTGGCCACCTCCTACGCCTCTGTCTTCTACCTGGGCTCCACCATCAACAGCAGTGTGGCAGCACGGTACAGCCCACAGTCGGTCTCCATCCGACGCCTGAAGGGCACCCTGGACGGCTTTTCAAGTGACTTCCAGTGGCTGACGGTGCTGCCACAACACCGCGACAGCTACACCATCCACTACGTGCACTCCTTTGCCGACGGGGACCACGTGTACTTCCTGACAGTGCAGCCGGAGCGGCCGGGATCGACGGTGTACCACACGCGCCTGGCGCGGCTCAGCACCCACGAGCGTCACCTCCGCCGCTACCGCGAGCTCGTCCTCGACTGCCGCTTCGAGTCCAAGCGCCGGCGCCGGCGCAGCGCCGAGGAGGACGCTGAGAGGGACATCGCCTACAACGTGCTGCAGGCGGCCCACGCTGCCCGCCCTGGTGCACGGCTGGCCCGCGACCTCGGCATCAACGACACCGACACGGTGCTCTTCGGCGCCTTTGCCGAGAGCCGGCTGGAGAGCCGAGTGCCGCAGGAGAACTCGGCCGTCTGCGCCTTCCCCCTCCACCTCCTCAATCAGGCCATGGAGGAGGGCATGGAGAAATGCTGCGGCACCGGGCACCAGCCACTGCTGCGGGGGCTCAGTTTCTTCCAGCCGGTGGAGTACTGCCCACACAAT GTGAACCTCTCAGCACCAGTGGTCAACACCAGCTGCTGGGATCAGCCCACCCTCGTCCCTGCCGGCCCCCACAAAGTGGACCTGTTCAACGGGCAGCTGACAGGTGTCCTCCTCACCTCCCTCTTCGTCACCGCCATCGGAGATGTCACTGtggcccacctgggcacagcagaaGGACGCATCCTCCAG atGGTGCTCCAGcgctccagctcctaccttctGACCTTGTCCAACTTCTCCCTGGGAGAGCCGGGGCCAGTGCGAGGTGCCATGGGGCCGCAAAGCCGCTCGCTGTTCTTCACTGCTGGCACCAAG GTGTGGCTCCTGAACGTCACCGGCCCCGGCTGCCGCCACTTCTCCACGTGCCAGCGCTGCCTGCGGGCCGAGCGCTTCATGGGCTGTGGCTGGTGTGGGGATGGGTGCAGGCGCCGCCACGAGTGCCCCGGCCGCTGGGTGCAGGACAGCTGCCCGCCCGTCCTCACCGAC TTCCATCCCCGGAGTGCCCCACTGCGGGGTCGGACGCGGGTGACGCTCTGTGGAATGACCTTCCGCTCCCACTCGGACCCCGACCCCAGCCACAGCGCCCGCGGTACCTACCGGGTGGCAGTGGGACGGCGAGGCTGCACCGTGCTGCCGGGGGAGAGCGACAGCTACAG ACCCTTGCCCACCCCGCGCCGCAAGGAGTTTGTGCATGTGCTGGTGTGTGAGCTGGAGCCGGGGGCGCCGGCAGCAGCGGGGGGCCCAGCCGCCGTGGTGCTCACTGTGGAGGAGCCCGCCAGACCCTCTGGCTTCCGAGTCCACGGCTCCGCCACCCTCGGCGGCTTCGTCTTCGTG GAGCCCCACGTCAGTGCCCTGCACCCCCCGTTCGGCCCCCGGGGCGGTGGCACCCACCTCTCGCTCCGTGGCAAACACCTCtcggcagggagcagctggcgGGTGATGGTCAATGGCTCCGAGTGTGCCCTGACCGGGCAGCCCAG GCAGGACAACGGGACAATCCAATGCACGGCTCCCGCCGCTGGTGGCCTGGGCGCAGCCTGGGTATCCCTGTGGATCGACGGGGAGGAGTTCCCGGCCCCCGTGCCCTTCCAGTACCGCCCTGACCCCGCCGTATCGGCCATCGTGCCCAGCTGCAGCTATGA GGGCTCGCTGCTCACCATTATCGGCACCCACCTGGACTCCGTGTACCGCGCCAAGATCCGCTTTGAAGCCGGCGGTGTGGTTACCCCAGCCACG GAGTGTAAGAGCCCGCTGGCACCCGAGCGGCTGCTGTGCCACAGTCCGGCCTTCCCCCTGGAGAGCAAGGTggaggtggtgctggggaaCCTGAGCGTGCTGCTGGACGGCGCCGACGGCCGCTGGCTCTTCCGCCTGCGCTACTTCTCCCGGCCCAAGGTGTACCCCTTGGAGCAGGAGGGCAGGCGGCTCCGCCTCAAGCCCGGCGACGATGAGATCGAGGTGCAC CAACTGGGGCTGGATGCCGTGGCCACCTGCATGAACATCTCCATGACGGTGGGGGGCCTGGactgccaccccagtgtcctgAAGAACGAGGTGACGTGCCGCCTGCCCCGCGAGCTGCGCCTGCCCGCCGCCGGGGCCCCCGTGGAG ATCTGTGTGAACGGAGCCTGTGAGGCGCTGGGCTGGGTTCTGTCCCCCCCCACATCGCTGGACCTGGCcgccagcctggccctgggcaccgGCATCaccttcctgctctgctgcatccTGGCTGCCGTGCTGTTCCGCTGGCGCTGGAAGAAGAGGCGGG GTACGGAgaacctggagctgctggcgcAGCCCGGCCGCAGCGACCCCCCCGTCACTACCCAGCGCCCCGGCGTCGACTACAGAGAGGTGCTGG TGCTGAACACGGCGGGCActcccggccccgcggggccccGCTCACGCGTCGCCGGCGCCGGTGCCAATGGCAGTGCCGGTGCTGGTGCAGCGGGAGGGGGATCCCCCGTGCCCCTGCTCAGGGCCACATCCTGCTGCCTGGAGGATCTGCGGCCCGAGCTGCTGGAGGAAGTGAAGGACATCCTCATCCCCGAGGAGCGGCTTGTCACCCACCGCCACCAGGTCATCGGCAAAG GGCACTTTGGCAGCGTCTACCATGGCACCTACACGGACCCACTGCTGGGGGACCTCCACTGTGCTGTCAAGTCCCTGCACc GCATCACGGAcctggaggaggtggaggagttCCTGCGCGAGGGCATCCTCATGAAGAGCTTCCACCACCCCCAGGTGCTCTCGCTGCTGGGGGTGTGCCTGCCCCGCCACGGGCTGCCCCTCGTCGTGCTGCCCTACATGCGCCACGGGGACCTGCGCCAGTTCATCCGCACCCAGGAGCGG AGCCCCACAATGAAGGAGCTCATCGGCTTCGGGCTGCAGGTGGCCCTGGGCATGGAGTACCTGGCCCAGAAGAAGTTCGTGCATCGGGACCTGGCGGCCAGGAACTGCAT GCTGGACGAGACGCTGACAGTGAAGGTGGCTGACTTTGGGCTGGCGCGGGACGTGTTTGGCAAGGAGTACTACAGCATCCAGCAGCACCGCCACGCCAAGCTGCCCGTCAAGTGGATGGCGCTGGAGAGCCTCCAGACCCAAAAATTCACCACGAAGTCTGATGTG TGGTCCTTCGGGGTGctcatgtgggagctgctgaCGCGTGGGGCATCGCCGTACGCCGGGGTGGACCCCTACGACATGGCCCACTACCTGCTGCAGGGGAGACGCCTGCCACAGCCCTCTCACTGCCCTGACACCCT CTACAGGGTGATGCTGAGCTGCTGGGCGCCGGCGCCCGAGGACAGACCGTCCTTCAcggggctgctgggggagctggagcGTGTCCTGGCCACACTGGATGGTGAGCACTATGTCAACCTGACTGTCACCTACACCAACCTGGACTGGGGTCCTCCCTTTCCCCCTGCTGCCCCGGAGCAGCTGCCTGATAGCGAGGATGAGGATAAACATaatgaggaggaagaagaagagaaggaagaggaggaggacgaTGACACATCTGTGTGCTGA